Genomic DNA from Paramisgurnus dabryanus chromosome 11, PD_genome_1.1, whole genome shotgun sequence:
TCAAACCATTCGTTTGACAGAACAAGGTGTAAAAAGCAGAAGCACAGTATACCTCTCGATGTTCTCGATGTCTGTGACCACCAGTATGTAGGTCTGTGAACAGTCTGGTGGAGTGGATGACGTATCTTCTAGTATGGGAACATCAGAGCTGTCCTCCTTCTTACTGTCTACTTTTGTTGCTCCTAAATTATGTTTCCCTGAAACACACAGCGACAAATCTTAGCCTGGTATGAATTTGGTCAATCGGTTAAATGGTCAAAACATTTTATCTCAAAGTTTGAGCAACTGTCAGCTCTCTCATTTAACTTAAGTTTGTACTACAACATCTGTAAACATTATTTCTCAGAAGCCACTAGAGTTGATGTGGTGTGGATGTTTCCTCCTAAGAGTCTCTACAGATTACCTTTCCTGTGAAGCTGCAGGGATCCCAGCAAACACACAGATTTAAGCATCTCCGTCAAGTACATCTCTAGACAGCACTGCAATTGGATGAACAGACGGCAGATCTCCGGATGTATCTCTCCATCTTCTGGGCTGTGGACATCAATAATGCATCTTAGAACTGGATTCGGAAGAGTTCTGGCCCATGGCTCTATCTGTCTAATTTCTAGACACCACAAATTATATAGATTTTAACATTCCCACACCTCTATAGACCACTCTATAGAGTTTTAAAATACGAAGGATGTTAGGATGTTTCCAGGCAACATTGAAAGTTGAAGAGATAAACAAGAGAATTCTCGGAAAATCATAGTTCTCAGAATCTGATGCCTGCAATTACGGCACTGTTATTCCCAAGTGAAATGCTTCGGTACAGTGAATACTTTGTTATCCTGCTCTTGAATTCTCAGAAACAGAGAGATGCATCAAAGCTACACAAGATAAACCAGCTTGTAATGTGTCCATAGCTCCATTGCTCGTTGTTTTGAGATTTTACTCAGGAGGATCTTTAACATAACCTTAAGTTATATTctttatgattttatgtaaaaaattactttagctgggttttacATTCAAGGTCACAGATGGTGTGGTAGGGAAATTTCACTGCTATGTCTGATAAGATCATGACTGTGTGCAACCTGCACCGAAAACAAGcaaacagacaaacaaataaaaatgtttacgtttttaaaaaaaatggaaagTATCAAAATCCATGCAAACAGATGGCATATaagaaaataaattatgtaaatgACCTCTGCAGAATTTGTGTTGGATTTAGATTTTTCTGCACTCCAATTTTTTAGAATTGAAATAGTCATACTTACATAATCAGTCTCTAATTTGACTATCTGAATGATGTTGCCATTATCTCTGGTTAATTATTCATTTGCTGAACACACACTGATGAGAGCAAAATCTGACAGTCCATTCAGAATATCTTACTTTAATGGACAGAAAGGAAGCCACACATTTTCCAGGAAAAATCCTGATGTAAAGAACTACATTTGAAAGCATTTCAGAGCCTTTTAATGTCACCAAAAAAATGTCACTAATGATGGATATATTTTGGCTAATCGTGAGCAGCAGTCGACTAAGTTTATTGTGTTAATGGCCTCCATTTGCACGGATACGACATCATGTTACACGCCTGGGATCAATGGAACATGAACAGCAGGAAACGTTTTCAGCTTCATCAGCATTTATTCTTCTCGCAGAAGCACACAATAAACTGAACGTAAAGCTGTGTCTGATACTGTACTGTGATAACTGAGTTTGTCCTCATACTATATAACAAGACAATAAAAGGTCATTTCATGCTTATGGGCACAGTTTAATAATGACGTAATAATTCTGGTAAAGACATCGAGTAAGGAAGGATATTACAAGAACACAATCTTATATTGGTTGAAATGTGTATGCCATCATGCATGTATACAAAATATATGGCCAACTCATTAAACATTATCCAGACATTGATCTTGCTGTAACGTAGGCCTATTTAGATCAATCTCCAACTTACCACACGCTGAAGTGTTTTATAAGCCTTTAACCTTGCGCCTAAGTGATATTAGTTATTACCATACTACTAAACATCACTGACAGAAACATCGTTAAGTTTACCCAGATATTGCAGAAAGGTTTTGATGTGCAGTCCGCGCCATCTCGCAGCCCTTTGTGCGTGTTTTGTGCATCTCGGCACGAAGAGAGGGACAATCCGCAGAAATCTCTCCTATAGAGATAACCAGCTCCCTATAGAGGGCCACAAGTGTATTGAACTCCTGGACAACCTGatgaaagagaaaaacaaaagcAAACAGAGCGAGAAAATATTAAGCTTACACCGACAGATTCATTCAATCTTTCATTCATAAACAGCGGCTGAGAAAATCCTTTTTAACCTTGAAACTGTATGAAGCAGATAAATACTGCATGACAAGATTTTCCTGAAAGGACAAGACAGATGTGAAGTATAAAGACATTTTTGGAACCTGCATGTTAAAGAAATACCAGCAAATTATTACGATTGGTAATACCAGACGATATTAGCGAGGTAAACGGTCTGTTTGTTTGAGAGCAGCGCCACAGGCGACAGTTGCTTGTGCCGTTTTCATCAATATTTGCCAGAAACGGAGCCTTCAGTCTGATAATGTGGCAAAAAGCtcaaacatacacacaaaaaGCCGTTTGCTGTGCAAATCTTGGTTGTTTGCCAGAAAACAACACTAATTATTATCTCTCCATCGATGTCACATCAGTAAAATGCAACCGTGAAGTGCATGCTGATAAACGATCGCAAAAAAGCATGCGAACTGCGCGCCGCACAAGTCACAGAGCTCCAATCTCCATTTCTTATAAAACGTCCCTAGTGTCGCATTATACATTTAGGACGTTTCCAGCTGCAAAATTTTGAGTGAATTTTGAAGAGTGGTTAAATAATGACAGAGATTCACACAGGAATAATGATGCAGGATCATGACGCAGGCTCATACCCACCATTCTGCAGTCCGCTACAGCTTCGCTGCTTTCCCTGCGCTCAGGCGGCGCTCGGGACGCGGGCTTACCGCCGATCTGAAAAATGGTCCCGGCAGTCCTGGGGCGGTTTTTGCGCCCATTCGGTGCAGAACTCATGCATACACATCAAGTGAACAAACTGCCCTGATATAAAATGACGATTAATCAATGCACTCCCACTCGTGTTTTATATCTTACTCAATTGATCGATCTCTATCACGCTCCTGTATTCCTCTCCGCATTGCAACGATGAAGGCGAGTCACCTTCATTCA
This window encodes:
- the rgs7bpa gene encoding regulator of G-protein signaling 7-binding protein A isoform X4; the protein is MHKTRTKGCEMARTAHQNLSAISGPEDGEIHPEICRLFIQLQCCLEMYLTEMLKSVCLLGSLQLHRKGKHNLGATKVDSKKEDSSDVPILEDTSSTPPDCSQTYILVVTDIENIERDMTEMKNLLSKLRETMPLPLKNQDDSSLLNLTPYPLVRQRKRRFFGLCCLMSS
- the rgs7bpa gene encoding regulator of G-protein signaling 7-binding protein A isoform X3; this encodes MQYLSASYSFKVVQEFNTLVALYRELVISIGEISADCPSLRAEMHKTRTKGCEMARTAHQNLSAISGPEDGEIHPEICRLFIQLQCCLEMYLTEMLKSVCLLGSLQLHRKGKHNLGATKVDSKKEDSSDVPILEDTSSTPPDCSQTYILVVTDIENIERDMTEMKNLLSKLRETMPLPLKNQDDSSLLNLTPYPLVRQRKRRFFGLCCLMSS
- the rgs7bpa gene encoding regulator of G-protein signaling 7-binding protein A isoform X1 produces the protein MSSAPNGRKNRPRTAGTIFQIGGKPASRAPPERRESSEAVADCRMVVQEFNTLVALYRELVISIGEISADCPSLRAEMHKTRTKGCEMARTAHQNLSAISGPEDGEIHPEICRLFIQLQCCLEMYLTEMLKSVCLLGSLQLHRKGKHNLGATKVDSKKEDSSDVPILEDTSSTPPDCSQTYILVVTDIENIERDMTEMKNLLSKLRETMPLPLKNQDDSSLLNLTPYPLVRQRKRRFFGLCCLMSS
- the rgs7bpa gene encoding regulator of G-protein signaling 7-binding protein A isoform X2, with protein sequence MQVPKMSLYFTSVLSFQENLVMQYLSASYSFKVVQEFNTLVALYRELVISIGEISADCPSLRAEMHKTRTKGCEMARTAHQNLSAISGPEDGEIHPEICRLFIQLQCCLEMYLTEMLKSVCLLGSLQLHRKGKHNLGATKVDSKKEDSSDVPILEDTSSTPPDCSQTYILVVTDIENIERDMTEMKNLLSKLRETMPLPLKNQDDSSLLNLTPYPLVRQRKRRFFGLCCLMSS